The region ACGCTCCGGAGAAGAGTGCTGCATGAGGGATGGCCTGCTGGTCATCAACGGCAGAACGGTCAGCCGTATTTCCGCCACCGATGCAGATGGCAGGAGCATGCCTGTCACAGAATTCTGCGGAACGGTTCCCGACGGCATGATCATTGTCGGCACAGCGATGGAGAACAGCTTTGATTCCCGCTATTTCGGGCCAGTTGCTGTATCATCCGTCACCGGAAAGGCTGTTGCGCTCCTGACCTGGGAGAGTGGCCGACAGGACAGGCAGGGATCACATGGTAACGAGCAGGAGGCGTCATGAGAAACGAGGATGATGTACAGTTCCGGCCCCGACTGAAGGGCAGGAAGCGCTCGGAAAGAGTGCCCAGCATATCTTCTCTTTCCAGGCTTGTGCGCAAGGCTCGGGGCGGTCATGTACTGCGCGGCTACCGCGCTCCGCATGTCCCATCACCGAAGTCATACAGCAGGCGTGTGACCGTCAAGATGCGGTTCGTGAAAATGAATGCATACGGCCGTCATGCCGCAACGATGCATATCGGTTACCTCGAACGGGACAATGTGGAAAAAGACGGATCAAGGGGTCAGATGTACGGCAGTGACGGGGAGTTCAGGCGTGATGATTTCATCCGTGTCATCGATGGAGAACCCCATCAGTTCAGGATCATCATATCACCCGAAGACGCACACGAACTTGACCTGACAACCTTCACTCGGGATCTCATGAAGCAGGTAGAGAAAGATCTCGGCAGGGAGCTTGAGTGGGGTGCGGTAAACCACTACAATACCGACCATCCCCACACCCATGCGGTCATCCGGGGCATTGACCGGCAGGGGAGGGAAGTGATGATCGACAGGGAGTATATCTCCAACGGCATCCGTCGACGGGCGCAGGAGCTGGCGACCCGTGAACTTGGTGTAAAGTCGGAGATCGAGTACCAGCAGGACATGATCAGGCAGATATCTGCCCAGAAGGTGACCAGTCTTGACTGGCGCCTTGAACAGCTTGAGCAGGGAGGAGTCATAACATCGGAAGCCCTGCAGGGCAGGGCAGGAAGACTTCATGTCGACAAGATTCTTTTCAGAAGGCTGCAGATGCTTGAGTCGCTGGGACTTGCGACATCAGGCCAGTACGGAGTGTGGTACATGCAGGAAGGGTGGAAGGAGCGTCTCAGGGAGCTGGGTATCCGTGAGGAACGGTTCCGTACCATGCACGATGCCATTGGTGGCGATCCTTCACGGTACCGCATCCTTGGCCTGGAACATCGAGAGATTGAAGGCAGGCTCACCCGTATCGGCATCGATGACGAATACCGCGACCGGTACTACTATATCATCGAGACAAGGGACGGCAAGGCATATTATGCCGATGCAGGCAGGCACAGCAATGAAGCGGCATACGCTGAACACGATATCGTAAAGGCAGAGATGACCGTCGATTCACGCGCAAAAAAAGCTGACATTGCCATTAACAGCATAGCCACGAAAAACGACGGAATTTACAGCAAGGAGATGCATCTTGCTTCCATCAAGGATGATATGATACGGCTGAGTAACCGCAAGTTGGTTACAAAAGAGGAGTTTGTCGATGCGCATGTCATGCGCATGCACAAGCTTGTGAGCATGGGGCTTGCCGAACCTGCTGAAAGGGATGGGGAGTGGGTTGTTGATCCGGATATGCAGCAGAAGATACGGGAGCTTGACGCCAAGCAGCCGCTCTACATGGTCAGGGTTCAGCGTAAAGGCGGTTCTCTTGCACATCAGGAAACATACAGGGGAAGGACCTGGCTGGACATGTATACAGATGATCCGGATGCGGCAGGAGCACATTACGGGTTCGGGAAGGAGGTGCGTGAGGCCGCGCGCAGAAGGGCAGTCTTCCTGCAGAATGAGCTGCAGGTTGATCCAGCAGATCCGGCACGTGCGCGGCAGCTTGACCGTATCGAACGTCAGGGCCTGGCATCAGAGCATTCACAGAAAACCGGATACCGCTACCGTCCTGCGGAGAAGCTGATGAAACTTCAGGGGACCGTCAGTGATACAGGCTCTCTTGCAAGCGGCAGGCGTTATGCAATGATTACCAGCGAGCGTTCACGCGAGTTTACCCTCGTGCCGTGGCGCAAGGAGTATACAGCATCACTTGGAAAACAGGCAGAGGTGTCACGCACGGTGTCTGGAGGCCGTTGGATGATGCGCCAGATCGGAAAAGATCTCGGGAGGTAGCATGAAGCAGAAACGAGCTGTCCACGTCTTTTACGGTCACGTTGCAACCGGGCTCCTGTTTATGCTGTTGGGAACCTGGGCGGCAACACAGTATGTCGCGTTTCTGCTTGGATACCAGCCGCAGCTGGGAGAACCGCTGATGATCATCGGCGGATACCCCGTTTATGAACCATGGGCATGGATGTTCTGGTCCTATCATTTTGAACCCTATGCACCGCATGTATTCGAGTATGCAAGCCGGATCACCTATGCGAGTTTTTTTGCCATGGCAGGAGTCATGGTTGTGCTCTCGATTCTCAGGGCGAAAAGACAGCGGCAGGCAGGTACGTACGGTACCGCACGCTGGGCCACGGAAAAAGAGCTTGACGAGGCGGGTATCCTTGCTGAAGAGGGGATTGTGCTTGCCCAGACCAGGGATGCACGGTATGCGTCTGCAGTCAGCAGACACAACGGTGAAGCAGAGGTCAAATGGGTCATGAAAAAACCGGGTGCGGCCATCCTTCGTCATAACGGCCCTGAACACGTGTTCTGCTTTGCTCCGACGCGCTCAGGCAAAGGGGTGGGACTGGTCATACCTACACTGCTTGCCTGGAAAGGCAGCTGTGTCGTCTACGATATCAAAAAAGAGAACTGGGCTGCGACAGCAGGATGGAGACGTCAGTTCTCACACTGCTGGTGCTTCGAGCCCACCTCTCCCCATTCCGTTCGGTTCAACCCGCTGATGGAGATACGGCAGGGAGACAACGAGGTGCGGGATGTGCAGAATGTCGCTGATATCCTTGTCGATCCTGAAGGTGTCAAGGACCGTCTGGACCACTGGGAAAAAACCGGTCATGCGCTGCTTGTCGGGGCAATCCTGCATGTGCTCTATGCTGAAGAAGACAAGACGCTTTCAGGAGTAGCCGGTTTTCTTGCCAACCCGGGCCGCAGCATCGAAGAAACGCTGGGAATGATGCTGTCCCATCACCACCTGGAAGGACATCCCCATCCGGTCGTGGCGTCCTGTGCTCGGGAAATGCTCAACAAAAGTGAAAACGAGCTGTCGGGTGTGCTGTCCACCGCCATGAGCTTTCTCGGCCTCTACCGGGACCCGGTGATAGCACGCAGCACTGCGGTATCTGATTTCCGGATCAGTGACCTGATGCAGGGCGACAGGCCGGTGAGCCTCTACCTGGTTGTCCCTCCTTCGGATATCGACCGCACCAAGCCGCTTATACGGCTCATGCTCAACCAGATGGGACGACGGCTGACGGAGAAAATAGGGTTTGGAAAGAAGCATTACCGTCACCGTCTGCTCATGATGCTCGATGAGTTTCCGAGTCTTGGCAGGCTGGGTTTTTACGAGACAGAGCTGGCCTACATGGCAGGCTACGGCATCAAGTGCATCATGATCGCCCAGTCCCTCAACCAGATCGAGAAGGTCTACGGGCAGAACAATGCCATCCTTGACAATTCCCATGTGCGTATCACCTACGGAGCACTCGATGAACGGACCGCCAAACGCATATCTGATCTGCTCGGGCAGGCGACGGAAAAACGGCAGCAGCTCAATTATGCAGGAAATCGTCTCGCGCCATGGCTGGGCCACGTCATGCAGTCGGAGCAGGAGAGCCCCCGTCCGCTCCTGACGCCGGGAGAAATCCTTCAGCTGCCCGGCGACGATGCGCTGGTCATGATAGGAGGTCTTCCTCCATACCGGGCGAAGAAGCTGATGTACTACCAGGACAGACGGTTCGAGGGGATGGCTTGGAGGCCGGCGCCCGATACACCAGAGGAACAGCAGAAAGAGCTCCCTGAACACGTTGCGCCGCCAGCCTGGATGGATTATGCATCTGAAAGAAATGAAACGCGTTATGATACTTCTTATATTGACGCATCAGGCTGTTCCTGCGGTGAAGGATCTGGTCCGGGGATGAGCGCACATGATGATGATGAATCTGAAGAGCATCAGGATCTGCAGCATGATCATGAACAGGAGCACGTGCTGGAGCGGATGCATCCGGAAGATGAACTGTATGAAGGGATAATCCCTGAACATGCTGAAGATGATGAAGCCTCAGTGCCCGGACACCAGCAGCCCGCCGATGAGAGTGAACGCAGGAGCAGGCGACAGGACAGAAACAGGACCATTGAACTGAGCAGAACGCCAGGAGGAGGAGATTTGCCGTTATGAGCACGAAAAAACGCTCCGTAAGAAAGAACATACATCCATATCTCCCTGAGCGTCTCTACGATCGCTTCAAGGGGTACTGCAGCAAGATGGGCGTAACGGAAAGCAGTGTCGTGGAAGAAGCACTGACGAGGTTTCTCGATGAGCAGGGAGACATGCCCCTTGTATTGCGCAAAATTGACCGGCAGACACGCAGTATCGAGCGCATAGACCGTGATGTCAAGGCGCTTTCAGAAGCATTTTCCGTGTTCGTGCAGATCTATTTTGCGCATACACCCGAAATTGCGGCAGAGGACAAGGCGGTTGCACAGCATGATGCGCGAAACAGGTATGTGAAGTTCATCGATTACGTAGCTGAACAGATCAGTGCCGGGCGCACGCTTGTTGACGATCTGGTCCAGGACAGGATAGGGGACAGGGATGAACTACGGCGCCTGATCGAGCAGGCGAGCCGGAACGAGGATGAATCATGAGGCGCTGCCCAGGCGTCTGTTGTGGGTGATCAAGAATTGTGCCTGTCAGGGCACAATTCTTGATAAAAAATGTTAACAAAAAAGTAACTGGCTCTTGATTGTTTTGTCCGGGTTTTATATGTTTGACGTATTCGATATGTAAGAAGAGTGTATTAAAAAACCATATTTGTTTTTTCGGGTAGTGCAGGACGTAGTATACTTCAGACGTATGGCATCACTGCGTACGGCTGTTGCCCCCATTGTAGACTTCCTGGATGATGACAACATCGTTGAAATCATGCTCAATCCTGACGGAGCCGTCTGGGTTGAGGAGTCGGGGCGCGGCATGTACCGCACATCAGTTGTCATGGACCGCGACAGCGCAGAGCGATTGATCCGCCTGGCAGCTGCGGCAATGAATTTCGAGATAAACGAGAGGCGCCCATTTCTTTCTGCGACCCTTCCAGGCTGGAAGGCGCGTCTGCAGGCCTCTGTTCCCCCTATTGTTTCCTCTCCGGTTTTTGCGCTGCGAAAACCTCCCTCAACGGTATTTACGCTGCAGGACTATGTGGAACGCAGGGTCATGACGCCGGCGCAGGCATCCCTGCTTGAGCAGGCAGTGCGCCGGAAGCGCAATATCGTCATCGGCGGAGGCACGGGGTCGGGAAAGACCACCCTTGGTAATGCCCTCCTGCAGGTCGTTGCCGACACTGATGACCGTGTCTACCTGGTGGAGGACAGCACCGAGCTGCAGTGCCGGGCTGAAAACATGGTGCAGGTCCTGGTGCAGCCACCCATTTACACCCATCAGCAGGCCATCATGGATGCCATGCGCTTCAGGCCTGACAGGATTATTGTCGGTGAAGTGCGCGACGGTGCCGCCCTGGAGCTGCTCAAGGCCTGGAATACCGGTCATCCCGGCGGTATAGCGACGATACACGCCAATCATGCCGCCGCCATTCTCGACCGTTTCGTGCAGCTGTGTGAGGAGATTGTGCATGCGGCACCGAAATACCTGATTGCCGAAGCAGTTGATATCTGTGTGCATATCCAGCGGGATCATCATCATCCTGCCGGTCGTGTGGTCAGCGACATCTGCATGGTGTCAGGTCTTGACCCGCGGGGCGGATGGCTGCTGGAGCCGATAGGTGAAGAGGCCTGTCCGGAATCTGTTCATGAATACCTTTCAGACCTGTCCCCTACGTGACATCATGACAATATCAGTCTGATGATGTGAGGGTATTTTCTCTCTCCATTGTCTGACCGGAAATTATTAACAGAATGTTAATAATTAGGACTTTTTTTGTCTTTTTATCCCCCATTCCCTGACACCCCAGGGGATGATTTTTGTCTAACATTTCAATCAACGAGGTGATACATGAAAAAACATGTCCTCCTTCTGCCGGTTCTGATATTGCTGATGTCGAATGCCGCATATGCAGCATCAACAGGTATGCCCTGGGAAGGTCCGCTTGACCAGCTCCTCAACTCGCTCACCGGCCCTGTTTCACGTGTCATCGGTGCTGTCTCCATTATTTCTCTTGGTCTTGGCCTTGCGTTTTCAGAAGGTGGAGGCGTCATGAGAAAAGCGCTCTGGGTCGTCATGGGCCTTGCCATCGCCTACAATGCGGTAAGCTGGGGTATCGGGTTCATGGGATTTGGCGGAGGACTGCTGGTATGAGCGAAGAGTATTCCGTGCCGGTACACCGCTCGCTTGCGGAAGTGATCCTTATCGGCGGTCTGCCGAGAACTGTGGCAATACTGCTGTGGACGACAGCCGGGGCAGCAGGTTTCGGCATGCAGCAGCTCTGGGTATTGCCGGTGGCCATCGTGCTCCATGTCGTCCTTGCCATGACGGCAAAGCGTGATCCGCATTTTTTCGATGTCTTTGTGCGGGCGCTGAAATCCCCCAAACGTCTTGATCCATAGTAGCCATGTTCAATCTTGCTCAGTACCGCGAACCGACAACGCGGTTGCCGGACCATCTTCCCTGGGCCGCACTTGTTGCACCGGGTGTGATCCTGCAGAAGGACGCACTGCTGCAGAAAACGGTAAGCTTCAGGGGCCCCGATCTTGCCAGTTCGTCAGACGCCGAGCTTGCTGCAGCAGTCGGACGACTCAACAACGCTCTTCGGAGACTGGGGAGCGGATGGTCGATCTTCGTCGAGGCCCAGCGTCAGGAATGCGTATCCTACGATCCGGCCGACTGGATACATCCTGCGGCATGGCTTGTCGACAAGGAGCGACGGGAGCAGTTCATGCAGGATGGGGCTCATTATGAATCCCGTTACTATCTCACGTTTGTCCAGGCTCTCCAGCCCGGAGAACGTTCAGGAAAGGCCCGCAGACTGTTCTATGACGATCCGGTGACGAGGAGTGCCGCCGAGAACAACGAGAGGGAGCTGGAGGCCTTTGTCAAAACGGTGCAGGAAATAACCGATATCATGCAGGGTGTTTTTGTCGATGTGCGTGAGCTTGATGATGACGAGACGCTGACTTATCTGCACAGCACGATCTCTTCTCGGAAGCATCCTGTCAAGGCGCCCGATACACCGATGTACCTCGATGCCCTCCTGCCGGACGAGGCGTTTACCAACGGTGATATTCCTATGCTTGGTGACAATTTTATTCCGACCGTCACCATCAGTGGTTTTCCCTCAGAATCTCTTCCGGGAATGCTCGATGATCTCAACCATCTCGAGATCGATTACCGTTGGGTGTGCCGCTATATTTGCCTTGACAAGGATGAGGCAAGACGGGAGATAGAGAAGTACCGCCGGCAGTGGTGGTCAAAGCGCAAGAACCTGTTTACACTGCTCAAGGAAGAGGCGACAAAGGAATCTTCCGCACTGCTGGACAGCGATGCGTCCAACAAGGCTGCGGATGCTGACGTTGCGCTTCAAGAACTTGGTGAGGATCTGGTGTCCTATGGCTATATCACCTGTACGGTGACGGTCACCCATCCCGATCTGGATGAAGCCCGGCGCCGCATGCGCCGGGTGCGGCAGGTGATCCAGAGCCGAGGATTTGTTGTCAGGGATGAAACCCTCAACAGCAAGGAGGCATGGTTCGGCAGTCTGCCCGGCCATGTCTATGCCAACGTCAGGCGACCGATGGTCAACACCCTCAACCTTGCCCACATGATGCCGCTGTCGGCAATCTGGGCCGGAGAGCAGGCAAACACGCATCTTGGCGCTCTGACAGGATGCAGTCTTCCGCACATGATGTGCTCCACGACAGGCAGCACGCCGTTCCGGCTGAATCTCAATGTGGGTGATGTCGGCCATACGCTCGTCGTCGGACCGACCGGGGCAGGGAAGTCCACACTGCTTTGCATGCTGGAGCTGCAGTGGCTGAAATATCCCGATTCGCAGGTGGTGATTTTTGACAAGGACCGTTCAGCACGGGCGGCAACGATGGCAGTCGGAGGTCATTACTACGAACCGGGCAACGAGCATGCTCCGTTCGCATTCCAGCCGCTTGCCCATATCGATGACCAGGCAGAAAGAGTCTGGGCAGCCGGATTTGTGCTGCTGCTGCTTCGGGAGCAGGGCGTGAAAGAAACGCCGGCCTTGAAAAAGGAAATCGACAGTGCGCTTGCCAATCTTGCCTCGCAGACCGCCGACCACCGTACCATGACCGTGTTCACGGACCTGGTCCAGTCACGGGAAGTGCGTGACGCACTGAGGCCCTACACCATTCAGGGGAATTACGGCCAGCTGTTCGATGCCGACCATGAGGAAAGCCTGAAGGGATCATGGCAGATGATCGAGATGAACTCGCTGATGGGCATGCACAGCGAAGCGCTCATACCTGCGCTGTACTACCTTTTCCATCGGATTGAACAGCGTTTTGACGGGCGTCCGACACTGCTTGTGCTTGATGAAGCGTGGCTCTTTTTGAAGCATGATGTGTTCATGTCGCAGATGCAGAACTGGCTGAAAACATTGAGGAAGAAAAACGTCTATGTCGTCTTTGCCACGCAGGAAGTTGCCGATGCAGCAGAATCGCCCATCATGGCCACTATCCTGTCTGCATGTCATACCAAGATCTATCTCCCGGACGAAGAGGCGCTCACTCCGGGTATGGCGCGAGCATACCATACGTTTGGCCTCTCCGAGACGGAAATCAGGCTGCTCTCACAGGCGCAGAAAAAACGGGACTACTACTACCGCTCTCCGAAAGGACGTAGGATGTTCCAGCTTGAAATGGGTGACATTGCCCTGTCCTTTGCCGGCATGTCATCACCTGATGATCATCAGTTCATGGACCGGCTGGAGAGGGAAAATGCAATTGGGGAATATGCGTCAGGACTGCTGCGCCACAGGGGTCTGGACTGGGCAGCGGAACTGCTTGAACGTGAAAAAGCCCGGGGCGAAGAGAAGTATTCATCATGAAACATGAGATATCGACATGATCAGGAAATACATCAGAATGGCCGCGGTAGCGGGAATTGGAATGACGGCATCTTTTACCCTTCCGCCCACTCTGCATGCGGTATGGCCCGTTATCGATGCTGCCAACCTCAGCCGCAATACGGTAACATCGGTTCAGATGGTGCAGGATGTCCTGCACCAGGTGACGCAGATCCAGAACCAGATCAGGCAGTACGAGGCGACACTGCAGTCTCTGCAGAGCCTCGATGCTTCTACCTGGCAGCAGGTCCAGTCGCTGCTGCGTGCACAGACAGGGGAGTTCAATGAACTGTTCTACAACCTGGACGCTATAGGCTACAACCTGAGCCAGATTGATAACCAGTTCAACACTTTGTTTCCGGAGCGAACAGACTGGGAGGATATCGACACCGCTGATTTTGAGCAATACTACAGGGACTGGAACACTGAACTGAATGAAAGCGCGAAAACAGCAATGAAAGCACAGGCTTCAATAGCGCGTGTTCAGGACTACAACGATGAGGTACAGGCAATTCTTTCCCGATCCGGAGGCGCTCAGGGCGAAGTCAGGCAGATGCAAGCTCAGAACCAGATGCTGGCTGTGATAAACAATCAACTTGGGGATCTAACAGGGACAATTTCTGCAAGTGGTCGTATCACCGCAACGATGGCGGCAAAGACAGCGGCCAGAGAGGAGGCCGAGCGGGAGCTTAACAGAAGAGCAATTGAGAATTATGGTGGAAAAAGAACAGATTTTCAATTTCGTGAACTTCCATAAAATCAATCAATAAAAAAACTAATGATGATGAAACAGGTGAGACGTTTTGTCTATCTCGGATTTGTGATAGGTGGTATGATTATGTCTTATGGTTGCACTGTTAATGTTTCAGAAAGTGAAGTTGGTCAGGGAGAGGATGATGTGAATATAAACGAGAAGGCTACAGAGAATTATGGTGGTGAACGTACCGATCTTCAGCTACGAGACCTTCCTTAACAGGTAATATGCGGAAATATGAATACAGGCATCCTGACAAGTACCCTGCATACCTTCATTGATGCTTTTAATGCAGGTTACGCAAAACTATACCCTCATATCGAATGGCTTATATGGGTTATGCTCGGTATAGAGCTCGTAATGCTCGGTCTTTGGTGGGCTCTTGGTGGTGGTGAACAGTTGGCTGCTGTGATGAAGAAGCTGCTCTATTTGCTTGTATGGCTGTGGATTGTTCAGAATTTTCAGACGCTAGCAAAAACTTTTGTTTGGTCACTTGCTGAGGCTGGTGAAATAGCTGGAGGAAGAACGCCTGATCACAAACTCCTTACTGACCCTACTGCTATCATCAATATTGGCCTGGATATTTCAGCCCCATTGGCTGATCAGGTTGGTAGAGAAGGGTGGGATATCGGAAATGCGCTAGCCTTCTCCCTGATGTGGTTGATGTCTGCGCTTGCATTTCTGATCATGGGTTGGCAGATGTTCTATGCGTTATTGGAGTTTTACATCCTAATTACACTTGTTGGAATCCTATTGCCTTTTGGTTTTTTCGAACCAACAAAATTCATGGCTGAAAAATCGATTGGGGCTGTGATATCGTCTGGCGTAAAGTTGATGGTGCTCTCCTTTATCATTGCTATCAGTCATACAATTTTAACCTCACTGCCTATTCCTAGTGGCTTTATTGATCTTGAAACAGGGTTAACCATCGTATTGATCAGCGGAGCCATAGCATTCCTTGCCTGGAATGCGCCAGGTATTGCTGCAGGTCTCGTTGTGGGAAGTCCGTCACTGTCGGCTGCAACAGGCGCACAAAACGCTCTGGCTGCCGGGCTGGCGGGTGGCGGTGCTCTTGTGGCGACCGCAGCAGCCGGGAAGTTTGCAGCTACCAAAGTAGCTAGTCTTGCTGGCAAATTCGGCAGTGTGAGCACTAAATCAGGCCAGATGGCATCTCTTGCCAAAGCTGGTGGAGTTGGTGGTATCGATGGACCAGGAGGGCCTTCGCAGATGGGTGCCACTCCGGGTGGTTCTCCCGGTGGTTCCCCTTCCGGAACGCCTTCAGGCGGTTCATCGTCATCCGGAGAAGACAGGAACAAGTCATCCGGAAAAAAGAACCCGCCAAAGTGGGCCCAGCAGGCACTGCAGGCTTCACGGCATATACCTGAAGAAGCAAGGCCGTCGGGAGGAGACAGCAGTCCCAAACTGTAACCAAGCAAACCTTTCAATCCCCTAGCAGCAGAACATAATGAAAGCACAAACCAAGACCTGGAAACCCGAGGGAGACCCGGCTACGCCCTATCGGCGTGCACAGAAAGAGTGGGACGACCGCATGGGCAGTGCGATCGTCCAGGCAAAGAACTGGCGCCTGGCGACATTCGCCACGATCTGTTTCATCGCCCTGCCCTCGCTCTGCGGCATGATCTATCTCGGATCACAGCCGAAAGCCGTGCCGCATATCGTCGAAGTCCAGCAGGATGGAAGCGCCGTCTACCATGGCCCCGCAGGCAAGGCATGGGAACAGTACACCCCATCAGCCGCATCGGTACGCTATCACCTCAGCCGATTTGTCACCAACACCCGGATGATCTCATCCGACCAGGCGGTGGTGAAACGCAACTGGCTTGACGCCTACAGCCTTCTGACACCCAGTGCCCGCAACACCCTCAACGAGTATGCCCGCAAGCACGACCCCTTCATCCGTTCGGAACGAGAGCGTGTCAGCGTGCAGGTGCTCTCAATGGTCCCGATGTCCTCCGACAGCTGGCAGATCGACTGGCGTGAAGACACCTGGGGACCACGAGGGGAGAGCATGGGCCAGTCCTACTGGCGAGGCATCTTCAGGGTGATCACCCAGAAACCCGAAACCGAAGAGATGCTGGCAGGCAATCCCATCGGGCTCTACATCGACGAATTCCACTGGTCAAAAATCCAACGCTAATCCATCATGAGACGACGACACCTTCTGACACTACTGATTACCGCCTCGGTCCTGCAACTGGGTGGATGCACCCAGTCCACAACCGGCACCATGCTTGAAGCCAGTCTCGAGCCCGAACAGCCCGCCCCAGAGGTGCGGATCACACCGACGCCGCTGGCACAGAACAGGCAGCAGCCCCTCCCGAAGCCAGATCATCCGGAGCAGCAGAACCACAGGCCATGGCTGGTCATCGAGCAGGCCAACGCATCATCGGCCCAGAATCCCGACAGCCACGGGTACTTCAACGCCATCATGACCTACGACTACACCGAAGGCTACCTCTACCAGGTCTACACCGCACCGCTGAGGCTTACCGACATCCAGCTGCAGCCAGGCGAGAAGATCGTCGGCACACCGGCAGCCGGAGACACCGTCCGCTGGGTGGTCGGCGTAGGGAGGAGCATAAAGGACGGAAAGGAGCAGCAGCATATCTACGTCAAGCCTACAAAGCCCGGACTGCAGACCACCCTGATCGTCACCACCGACCGCAGGACCTACCACATCGAACTGCACAGCTACCGCGAAACCTACATGGCCTCCGTCGCGTGGAGCTACCCTCACGACGATCTCCGGGAGCAGATATCGCAGATCCGTTCAACCACCGATCCGCAGGTCGATATCTCGAAGCTCAACTTCGACTACACAGTGAGGGTAAAGAACGGGAGACAACCCGCATGGCTGCCCGTCAAGGTGTTTGATGACGGCACAAAGACCTTCATCCAGTTCTCCCGTGACATGCTCGTGCGCGAGGCACCGGCACTGTTCGTGCTGGGAGAGGAAGGTTCGGCCCAGCTGGTCAACTACCGCATGAAAAACAACTACTACATCGTCGACAGGCTCTTTGATCGGGCAGAGCTGCGCCTCGGAGAGAACAACCAGAACATTGTGCGCATCGTGCGACGCTAACGACAAACCAAGATCGAGATGAACGAAGAGAACGACATGCTCCCGAAGGATCACGATCCCCATGTATCCAAGATCGATCCCGACGACCCGCGCCTCAGGATCCGCAGGCCTGCAGGCCGTTCCCTGAAAAAGGGACCGGTCATCGCGATCATCGCAGTCCTCAGCGGAGCCCTGCTGCTTGCCGTTACGCTTGCCCTGCTGCCAACGAAGCAGCAGGAAAAAGTGAAGGAAGAGCAGCCCGTCGCCTACGG is a window of Prosthecochloris aestuarii DSM 271 DNA encoding:
- the trbF gene encoding conjugal transfer protein TrbF, which codes for MKAQTKTWKPEGDPATPYRRAQKEWDDRMGSAIVQAKNWRLATFATICFIALPSLCGMIYLGSQPKAVPHIVEVQQDGSAVYHGPAGKAWEQYTPSAASVRYHLSRFVTNTRMISSDQAVVKRNWLDAYSLLTPSARNTLNEYARKHDPFIRSERERVSVQVLSMVPMSSDSWQIDWREDTWGPRGESMGQSYWRGIFRVITQKPETEEMLAGNPIGLYIDEFHWSKIQR
- the trbL gene encoding P-type conjugative transfer protein TrbL, translated to MNTGILTSTLHTFIDAFNAGYAKLYPHIEWLIWVMLGIELVMLGLWWALGGGEQLAAVMKKLLYLLVWLWIVQNFQTLAKTFVWSLAEAGEIAGGRTPDHKLLTDPTAIINIGLDISAPLADQVGREGWDIGNALAFSLMWLMSALAFLIMGWQMFYALLEFYILITLVGILLPFGFFEPTKFMAEKSIGAVISSGVKLMVLSFIIAISHTILTSLPIPSGFIDLETGLTIVLISGAIAFLAWNAPGIAAGLVVGSPSLSAATGAQNALAAGLAGGGALVATAAAGKFAATKVASLAGKFGSVSTKSGQMASLAKAGGVGGIDGPGGPSQMGATPGGSPGGSPSGTPSGGSSSSGEDRNKSSGKKNPPKWAQQALQASRHIPEEARPSGGDSSPKL
- the trbG gene encoding P-type conjugative transfer protein TrbG, with the translated sequence MLEASLEPEQPAPEVRITPTPLAQNRQQPLPKPDHPEQQNHRPWLVIEQANASSAQNPDSHGYFNAIMTYDYTEGYLYQVYTAPLRLTDIQLQPGEKIVGTPAAGDTVRWVVGVGRSIKDGKEQQHIYVKPTKPGLQTTLIVTTDRRTYHIELHSYRETYMASVAWSYPHDDLREQISQIRSTTDPQVDISKLNFDYTVRVKNGRQPAWLPVKVFDDGTKTFIQFSRDMLVREAPALFVLGEEGSAQLVNYRMKNNYYIVDRLFDRAELRLGENNQNIVRIVRR
- the trbJ gene encoding P-type conjugative transfer protein TrbJ, which gives rise to MIRKYIRMAAVAGIGMTASFTLPPTLHAVWPVIDAANLSRNTVTSVQMVQDVLHQVTQIQNQIRQYEATLQSLQSLDASTWQQVQSLLRAQTGEFNELFYNLDAIGYNLSQIDNQFNTLFPERTDWEDIDTADFEQYYRDWNTELNESAKTAMKAQASIARVQDYNDEVQAILSRSGGAQGEVRQMQAQNQMLAVINNQLGDLTGTISASGRITATMAAKTAAREEAERELNRRAIENYGGKRTDFQFRELP
- the trbE gene encoding conjugal transfer protein TrbE gives rise to the protein MFNLAQYREPTTRLPDHLPWAALVAPGVILQKDALLQKTVSFRGPDLASSSDAELAAAVGRLNNALRRLGSGWSIFVEAQRQECVSYDPADWIHPAAWLVDKERREQFMQDGAHYESRYYLTFVQALQPGERSGKARRLFYDDPVTRSAAENNERELEAFVKTVQEITDIMQGVFVDVRELDDDETLTYLHSTISSRKHPVKAPDTPMYLDALLPDEAFTNGDIPMLGDNFIPTVTISGFPSESLPGMLDDLNHLEIDYRWVCRYICLDKDEARREIEKYRRQWWSKRKNLFTLLKEEATKESSALLDSDASNKAADADVALQELGEDLVSYGYITCTVTVTHPDLDEARRRMRRVRQVIQSRGFVVRDETLNSKEAWFGSLPGHVYANVRRPMVNTLNLAHMMPLSAIWAGEQANTHLGALTGCSLPHMMCSTTGSTPFRLNLNVGDVGHTLVVGPTGAGKSTLLCMLELQWLKYPDSQVVIFDKDRSARAATMAVGGHYYEPGNEHAPFAFQPLAHIDDQAERVWAAGFVLLLLREQGVKETPALKKEIDSALANLASQTADHRTMTVFTDLVQSREVRDALRPYTIQGNYGQLFDADHEESLKGSWQMIEMNSLMGMHSEALIPALYYLFHRIEQRFDGRPTLLVLDEAWLFLKHDVFMSQMQNWLKTLRKKNVYVVFATQEVADAAESPIMATILSACHTKIYLPDEEALTPGMARAYHTFGLSETEIRLLSQAQKKRDYYYRSPKGRRMFQLEMGDIALSFAGMSSPDDHQFMDRLERENAIGEYASGLLRHRGLDWAAELLEREKARGEEKYSS